acatttggggagggggggcattattcagcctaccacagcACCCTGGCTTATACAGGCTCAGGATGGGCCAGGCCCTTACCCAGCCACACTTCCAACTCCTTCCACCAGCCCCATGAGGAGAAGACTGTCAccaagcccattttacagacgagaaagctgaggttcagagaagggaAGTCAGTTTATCCAGGTCACGCAGAGATTAAGAAGCCAAGGCCAAGTCCAAACTGTATCTATCTAACTCCAGACTCAGCTTTCTGGGCCGTGCTGTGTGGCATGGCTAATGGGCTATTTTCTGTGATCCCTTCAGTGGTCAGACCACTGGGTGTTAGGGGTTGTGTCGCTGTGTCACTGCTGGCTGAGGCTGTAGTGTTGTCAGGCGCTGATGTAgtattgtgttgtgttgtttATTGCGTGTGTTGTCTTGTGTGGTGCGTGCTGCGGGTCGGATGGCGGAGAGGAGCCTGTTCCGTTGCTTGGTGGTGGTGTGGATGTGCCGCAGGGCGTTGTGGGTTCTGCGTTGTCAGGTACTCTTGCGGTTGTTTATGACGCATGCTGGGTGGCCAACGAGCACTTGTTTTGTGCTCCAAGTGACCTTGCCTCGTTGCACTGCCATTCAGGAATCCGGTATGTTGCACAATGTGCCCCTTGACTCATTCTGCCCCTGACCCTCAGGCAAGCCCTTCGACCCCACGTTCGTGCTCAGCCGCTCGGTGTCGAACATCATCTGCTCTGTGATCTTCGGCAGCCGCTTTGACTACGACGATGAACGTCTGCTCACCATTATCCGCCTCATCAATGACAACTTCCAAATCATGAGCACCCCCTGGGGAGAGGTCAGGAGGCCTAGTTGGAGGGGGTACAGGGTTGGGGTTCGTCCTGGGACGTAGGGGAAACGACGGGCGGGGAAAGGGTGCGCTTGACCCTGTCTGGCCCCGCCCTTTCCCGTCTGGCCCCGCCCTTTCCCGTCTGGCCCCGCCCCGCCTAGCCTAAGGTCACTCTCTCCACCAAGTTGCCACAGAGTCCCCGCTCCACCTCGGCCTCTCCAGAACCTAGCTGACCCTCAAGACTCCGCCCGCCCCGTGCCTACCTGCTCCGCCCTGACCTCACCGGCCTCTGCCCCCCACACACTGCCTGATCCTCCAAACCCCTCCgaccctccccccatccccagttGTACAACGTCTTTCCAAGCGTCCTGGACTGGTTACCTGGGCCGCACCGACGCCTTTTCCGGAACTTCGGGCGCATGAAGGACCTCATCGCCCGCAGCGTCCGCGACCACCAGGACTCCCTCGACCCCAGCTCTCCCCGCGACTTCATCGATTGCTTCCTCAGCAAGATGGCACAAGTAAGCCCGGCCTGGAAGTCTCATCCCTGATCTGACCTGCTGCCCCAGCCTCAAGCCAACGAGGATCCCGGGTTGAGCGGGTTTGAGAATGATCTCCCTGCCTCCCGGGAAGTGCAGTTAGAACTCCCGGCTCTGCTCGGCGGGAGCCCAGAGCCACTCGGGGCCACGGCCCGCCCCGATTAACAGCTCATTAAGAAGTCCCTAAGGCTCTGTTAATTGTGGGCCCTGCGGCTGAGATTTTCTCTAGCCAGCCCTTACGCACTCCCCAGCTTCCCCGACCGAAAGAAAGTTAAACAGAGGAGGGACTGAGCTGACACCCAACAGGAGTTGTGCAGAGCTGAGCCTGTGGTCAGTGTCCGGCGGGATCTCCTGGCCCAGGCTCATATCCCCGCCCCTCAACCTCCGCAGGAGAAGCAAGACCCGCACAGCCACTTCCACATGGATACCCTGCTGATGACCACACATAACCTGCTCTTTGGGGGCACCGAGACCGTGGGCACCACGCTGCGCCACGCCTTCCTTGTGCTCATGAAGTACCCAAAAGTGCAAGGTGCGCGCGCGCCAAGCCTGCCCACAGCGCCAAGGGCCACACCCGCTCCGCACGCGTGCCCCACGGGCCTCAGCTCGCTCGCATCGAAGCCCCGCCCAGCATGCCAGACAGCCCAATCCTCCGGCTTACGCCCGGGACCCACagccaaacccacaaacccacacGGAGGCCCAGCCCACCCACACGGTTCCCGCGGTCCACACAGCTTGCTGGACCCCGGACCCCGGACCCCGCCCTCATGGTCTTGCTTTGCGGCCCACCTCTGACCCTGACCACCCAGCACGCGTCCGGCCTCGGAGCAGGGATCTCCCAGTCCGCCTAGAGCCTGGCCCTGAGCCTCAGCCGCAGGGCCAGCCAGGAACCATCAGTCTGACCCACAAAGTCTGACCACCTGCGCACACAGCACGGTCTGCGACCCCATCTCGCCCAAACCCCGCCTCTGGGCGGATCCCGGAACCCTGGCCTCCGGCACAGAGTCTATTAGGGTCCACGCCGCCTGCCGCATCCGGGATCTCTCGGAGCTTACGCACAGCCCACCCACTCGACCCACCCCCCAGCGGGCCATGTCCTCCCATCCGGGACCTGGACTCCAGGCAGCCCCTAAGCCCCTCCCGCCCAACCCCGCCCCTAGGAGCCCTTGCGCCAAATTTTCGTCCTCACCTACAACTCTCAAACCAACCCTTCCCTCCGTGGCCCCCGCTGACCCCCACAGGGACCTCTGCAGCGGCCCTCCTACTGAGAAGCAGGGGCTGGACCCCGCCCACACAAGCatacccctctccccagcccagtcGAGCCCCTGGTACCCCCGACTAGGCTCCCCTCTCCACCTGCAGCCCGCGTACAGGAGGAGATCGACAGCGTTGTGGGACGGGCGCGGCTGCCGGCGCTGGAGGACCGAGCGGCCATGCCTTATACAGATGCGGTGATCCACGAGGTGCAGCGCTTCGCAGACGTCATCCCCATGAACTTACCGCACCGCGTCACCCGGGACACAGCCTTTCGCGGCTTCCAGATACCCCAGGTGTGCTGGGCACCTGGCAATGGACAGCTGGCACACTAGAAGAGGCATCCCAGATTTGCTAATGGCTTCCGGGGCTCTAGCAAGGAGGATCCCAGGCCCTAGCAATCAGTACCCTGGGCCTTAGCGACTGGCATCCCAAGCCCCAGCAACAGACATCTGAGGCTCTTCAATCCAGAGCCTCAGCCCCTTCCCAAGACCCTATTCGGTACTGTAATGGACTGGATCCTGACCCTGAACTCCAGATCTCTTCCCCATGACAGGTTCCCTAACCCCTCTCCAGCATCCCCAGGCTCTAACACTTCATCCTGGGGGTCCCCTGTGCCTAAGCACTGTCCTGAgacttctccctcttcccagaaACCCCAAACCTGCTCTGACAAGGGGAGGTATCCCCCACCCCCGTGCACACAGCTTCCAGCACCCGCTTGGGACCCCAGACAGTGACACACATTTCCTGAATCCCTGATGGAGTCCTATGCTTCACATCGCCTTCTCAAGTCCCTGGGACCTCCAGCCCGGTCAAATGGAAGTTTTAGCTTGAGAATCTCCCAGACTTTCTACCCCACTGATTCTGCCTCCCTACTCACACAGGGCACGGATGTCATCACCCTCCTTAATACAGTCCACTATGACCCCAGCCAGTTCCTGACGCCCCAGGAATTCAACCCTGAGCATTTTCTGGATGCCAATCAGTCCTTCAAGAAGAGCCCTGCCTTCATGCCCTTCTCAGCCGGTGAGAACCACAGGGGCAAGAGTCAGGGTCTTTGGGGCCCCATATTCCTACCTACATTcctcagtccttttttttttttttttttattttgagagagagagagagagacagggcacgagcaggggaagggcagggagtgaaggtgagagagaatcctaagcaggctcccctctgccagcgcagagccagacttggggctcagtctcaccaacccccagatcatgatctgagccgaaattaagagccGGATGCTTcacggactcagccacccagacgcaccgcccccctccccccaccgcccccccccccacacctttttttttttttcttcagtcctAATTCCACTCTCAAACCCTCTCACTTCTTCATCCCACCGCATCCTCAGCTTCGGATGTTCTCACTCCGAACTCTGTTCCTATAGGCAGATAATGACTAAAATCCTTgcggagggaggcggggaggcaggATATTAATTCAActtgggcggtggggggggggggggggggggtcaccgtCAGCCACTGGGTGGCGCAGGTGAGCAGTTCTAGTTTTCCTTGGCGTTGGTCTTTATCCTGCTGAAAAAATATCTTTCCTGTTCAACCcagtagcagaaataaaaaggaggaaggaggaaggaggaataaTAATAAGCCACTTACCATGttgtctactgtgtgccaggcaaaaCTTTTAAGAAGACCTATTAGAGTGGTGGCTAAGAGTTAGGTTTTACAGCCAGACCCCCAGCTCAGTCATCCCCCAGCTATAACGGCCTGGAATatgttacttcacctctctgtgcctcaacttccACGTCTATAAAGTGGAGATTGATAAGGCCCACCTCTTGGAATTATTATGAGGGTTAACTTAACATCAGTATACTGCCTAGAGTAACCTATGACACGCAAT
This genomic interval from Panthera leo isolate Ple1 chromosome E2, P.leo_Ple1_pat1.1, whole genome shotgun sequence contains the following:
- the LOC122208685 gene encoding cytochrome P450 2F5 encodes the protein MPAAAFTIDSMSTAILLLLLALTCVFLMLNSRGKSRLPPGPRPLPLLGNLLQLRSQDMLTSLTKLSKVYGSVYTVYLGPRRVVVLSGYQTVKEALVDQGDDFSGRGDYPTFLNFTKGNGLAFSNGDRWKALRRFSIQILRNFGMGKKSIEERILEEGRFLLAELRKTEGKPFDPTFVLSRSVSNIICSVIFGSRFDYDDERLLTIIRLINDNFQIMSTPWGELYNVFPSVLDWLPGPHRRLFRNFGRMKDLIARSVRDHQDSLDPSSPRDFIDCFLSKMAQEKQDPHSHFHMDTLLMTTHNLLFGGTETVGTTLRHAFLVLMKYPKVQARVQEEIDSVVGRARLPALEDRAAMPYTDAVIHEVQRFADVIPMNLPHRVTRDTAFRGFQIPQGTDVITLLNTVHYDPSQFLTPQEFNPEHFLDANQSFKKSPAFMPFSAGRRVCLGESLARMELFLYLTAILQNFSLQPLGAPEDIDLTPLSSGLGNLPRPFQVCLRTR